A region from the Aquimarina sp. ERC-38 genome encodes:
- a CDS encoding TonB-dependent receptor, which yields MKNTIHCCIIFLLITTTLFSQDKFTLSGIITEKSSNETLIGVNILIPEINKGVVSNEYGFYSITLPEGTYKLQISYLGFNDIVREVVLKADTKINFELVEASETLDEVVITENVEKTDIRDPQMSVNRLTAGTIKQIPVVLGEADVIKSIILLPGVTNAGEGSSGFNVRGGAADQNLILLDEATIFNSSHLFGFFSVFNPDAIKDLKLYKGGIPARYGGRVSSVLDIYQREGNSKKIKANGGIGLVASRLLIEGPLVKDKGAFLVGGRGTYAHLFFPLFDLDNTAFFYDLNTKLNYRINEKNNIFISGYFGRDVLSFSEVFKNTYGNTVVNLRWNHLFSDQLFSNVSLIYSDYFYGLDLNFVGFEWNSGIRNFNFKYDFTHYLGDSFRLRYGINNIYYRFNPGEIEPNTETSGIVADKLIDKYANELGLYLDVEHDVSNRLKLQYGLRLSNFIRLGQDELNVYENDNPLLYDAQTQIYSGAEPIATESFSRSESIKTFTNLEPRFALSYLIGNSSSVKMSYNRMAQYLHLLSNTNSPTPLDVWTPSGKYVQPQLLNQYALGYFKDIKEGMYSFETEVFYKDIENRIDYINGADLIANDAIERVILSGEARAYGAEVLVRKNEGNFTGWLAYTLSRSEQRTPGRTPIETGINKGKWYNTPFDKTHDISFTGSYKFNDQLKINTNFVLQTGQPTNFPIGQYTYEGVVVPLYDGDTRNSERLPNYHRLDLSLTLTPKRNKTRKWNSEWVFSVYNIYNRKNAASFTFGQNTETRQNEAVRTAIFGIVPAVTYNFKF from the coding sequence TTGAAAAATACTATACATTGTTGTATTATCTTTTTATTAATAACAACTACTCTATTTAGCCAGGATAAATTTACGCTGAGTGGGATTATTACCGAAAAATCCAGTAACGAAACGCTGATAGGTGTAAATATTTTGATCCCTGAGATTAATAAGGGAGTAGTCTCAAATGAATACGGGTTCTATTCAATTACCCTTCCGGAGGGAACTTACAAATTACAAATAAGCTATCTGGGTTTTAATGATATAGTTCGAGAAGTTGTATTAAAAGCAGACACAAAAATAAACTTTGAACTGGTAGAAGCATCTGAAACGCTGGATGAAGTGGTCATTACTGAAAACGTAGAAAAAACGGATATTAGGGATCCTCAAATGAGTGTAAACAGGTTAACTGCCGGAACTATTAAACAAATCCCGGTGGTGCTGGGAGAAGCAGATGTTATAAAATCCATCATCCTACTCCCTGGGGTAACTAATGCGGGAGAAGGATCTTCCGGATTTAACGTCCGCGGGGGTGCAGCCGACCAAAATTTAATTCTATTGGATGAAGCGACCATATTTAACTCATCCCACCTTTTTGGCTTCTTTTCAGTTTTTAACCCGGATGCTATTAAAGATTTAAAATTATATAAAGGAGGTATTCCCGCCCGATATGGCGGAAGGGTTTCATCCGTACTGGATATTTACCAACGAGAAGGAAATAGCAAAAAAATAAAAGCTAACGGGGGCATAGGATTAGTAGCCAGTCGCTTGTTAATCGAAGGGCCTCTTGTAAAAGACAAGGGCGCATTTTTGGTAGGTGGTCGGGGTACGTATGCACATTTATTTTTTCCACTATTTGACCTGGATAATACCGCTTTTTTTTACGACTTGAATACAAAGTTAAACTACCGGATCAATGAAAAGAATAATATTTTTATATCCGGGTATTTTGGGAGGGATGTACTTAGTTTTTCAGAAGTATTTAAAAATACTTACGGTAATACAGTAGTAAACCTTCGCTGGAACCATTTATTTTCGGATCAGTTATTTTCTAATGTATCTTTAATTTATTCCGATTACTTTTACGGGTTGGATCTTAATTTTGTTGGATTTGAATGGAATTCAGGTATTCGTAATTTTAATTTTAAATATGACTTTACCCATTATCTGGGAGATAGCTTTAGACTACGCTATGGAATTAACAATATTTACTACAGATTTAACCCGGGTGAAATAGAACCTAATACGGAAACTTCCGGAATCGTTGCGGATAAACTTATAGACAAGTATGCAAATGAACTTGGACTTTATCTGGATGTAGAACATGATGTGAGCAATCGTTTAAAATTGCAATACGGATTACGCCTAAGTAATTTTATCCGACTAGGTCAGGATGAACTTAACGTGTACGAAAATGATAATCCGTTGCTTTATGATGCTCAAACCCAAATTTACAGTGGTGCAGAACCTATAGCCACCGAATCCTTTAGCCGGAGCGAATCAATCAAAACCTTTACAAATCTAGAACCCAGGTTTGCTCTGTCTTATCTTATTGGTAACTCCAGTTCGGTTAAAATGAGTTATAACCGGATGGCACAATATTTACACCTGTTATCTAATACAAACTCCCCTACTCCGCTGGATGTATGGACACCAAGTGGAAAATACGTACAGCCACAGCTTTTAAACCAATATGCCTTAGGCTATTTTAAAGATATTAAAGAAGGTATGTACTCCTTTGAAACCGAAGTATTTTATAAGGATATAGAGAACCGTATTGATTATATTAACGGAGCAGACCTGATTGCTAATGACGCAATTGAGCGTGTTATCTTGAGCGGAGAAGCCCGTGCTTATGGTGCTGAAGTATTAGTCCGTAAAAACGAAGGGAACTTTACCGGTTGGTTAGCCTATACCCTTTCACGGTCAGAACAACGAACCCCGGGCAGGACTCCGATAGAAACCGGTATTAATAAGGGAAAATGGTACAACACTCCCTTTGATAAAACCCATGACATTTCTTTTACCGGTAGTTATAAATTTAATGATCAGTTAAAAATAAATACCAATTTTGTGCTTCAAACCGGACAACCTACTAACTTTCCGATAGGACAGTATACGTATGAAGGAGTGGTAGTACCTTTATATGACGGAGATACTCGTAATAGCGAACGATTACCTAACTATCATCGCCTGGATTTATCCTTAACCTTAACGCCTAAAAGGAATAAAACCAGGAAATGGAATAGCGAATGGGTTTTTAGCGTTTATAACATATATAACCGTAAAAATGCAGCTTCTTTTACTTTTGGACAAAATACGGAAACCCGGCAAAATGAAGCTGTAAGAACCGCAATCTTTGGCATTGTTCCAGCTGTTACATATAACTTTAAATTTTAA
- a CDS encoding DUF4249 domain-containing protein: MKKILYILLVILYSSCEDVIEVEVPTAEPKLVVNAAIKLFPNNPEIFSELAITLSLSSPFFENKDTRVEGATVFITDLTTSEVFNYLEFGGPGNEGTYFPDFSSSNFVPRFDTEYELTIIYNEEVYKAVTSMQPSVPIDSVVKGNSSLFQGDEVEVIITITDNPDQDNYYLFDLDLNLFLPSEDRFFQGETFPFSYFYEMIEEDRELEIRLLGIDREHFNYMNLLLEQSGQNAGGPFQAPPATLRGNIVNTTNPDNIALGYFSISETFIEKFNLFE; the protein is encoded by the coding sequence ATGAAAAAGATTTTATATATTTTATTAGTAATTTTATATAGTAGTTGCGAAGATGTTATTGAGGTAGAAGTACCAACTGCCGAACCTAAGTTAGTAGTAAATGCAGCTATTAAACTCTTTCCAAATAATCCGGAAATCTTTTCAGAACTTGCAATTACTTTATCTTTAAGTTCTCCTTTTTTTGAAAATAAGGATACAAGAGTAGAAGGTGCAACTGTTTTTATCACTGACCTTACTACTTCTGAAGTTTTTAATTACCTGGAGTTCGGAGGACCGGGAAATGAAGGAACTTACTTTCCTGATTTTTCCTCATCTAATTTTGTTCCCAGGTTTGACACTGAATATGAGCTTACTATCATTTATAACGAAGAGGTTTATAAAGCTGTTACATCCATGCAACCTTCCGTACCCATTGATAGCGTTGTGAAAGGTAATTCCAGCCTTTTTCAAGGAGATGAAGTAGAAGTAATTATTACTATTACTGATAATCCTGATCAGGACAATTATTATCTATTTGATTTGGATCTTAACTTATTTCTACCTAGCGAAGACCGGTTTTTTCAAGGGGAAACCTTTCCATTTTCTTATTTTTACGAAATGATTGAAGAAGACCGCGAGTTGGAAATCAGACTTTTGGGAATTGACCGGGAACATTTTAATTATATGAATTTACTTTTAGAACAAAGTGGTCAGAACGCGGGTGGTCCTTTTCAGGCACCACCAGCCACCTTACGTGGCAATATTGTAAATACAACTAATCCGGATAATATTGCCTTGGGCTATTTTAGCATTTCAGAAACCTTTATTGAAAAATTTAATTTGTTTGAATAA
- the murQ gene encoding N-acetylmuramic acid 6-phosphate etherase produces the protein MAFIKTTEQSSYYTDLDKKSVGELLRGINTEDKSVPFAVEKALPQIEKLILAVTNKLKSGGRLFYIGSGTSGRLGIVDASECPPTFGVSHDVVIGLIAGGDQAIRKAVENAEDDRSQGWKDLQEHAVSPKDVVVGIAASGTTPYVVEALQLCNKNDIVTGCITCNEGSPLASTAQYPIEVVVGPEFVTGSSRMKAGTAQKLVLNMISTTVMIQLGKVKGNRMVDMQLSNDKLVERGIRMLMEELTITQEEAKTLLEQYGNVRSAITSYGKTHG, from the coding sequence ATGGCATTTATAAAAACCACCGAGCAGTCTTCTTATTATACCGATCTTGATAAAAAAAGTGTTGGCGAATTACTGCGCGGAATCAATACTGAGGATAAATCCGTTCCTTTTGCCGTAGAAAAAGCATTACCGCAAATTGAAAAGTTAATACTTGCCGTTACCAATAAACTAAAAAGTGGCGGACGTCTGTTCTATATAGGTTCCGGAACCAGCGGGCGTCTCGGTATTGTAGATGCTAGTGAATGCCCACCCACCTTTGGTGTTTCTCACGATGTAGTGATTGGACTTATTGCAGGAGGGGATCAAGCCATCCGGAAAGCAGTAGAAAATGCCGAAGATGATAGATCACAAGGTTGGAAAGATTTACAAGAACACGCGGTTTCACCAAAAGATGTAGTGGTAGGCATAGCAGCTTCCGGTACTACCCCTTATGTAGTAGAAGCATTACAATTGTGTAATAAAAACGACATTGTAACGGGTTGTATTACTTGTAATGAAGGTAGTCCGTTGGCAAGTACCGCTCAATATCCAATAGAAGTAGTTGTGGGACCTGAATTTGTGACTGGTAGTTCGCGTATGAAAGCCGGTACCGCCCAGAAATTAGTTTTAAATATGATTTCTACTACGGTGATGATTCAGCTAGGTAAAGTAAAAGGCAATCGTATGGTGGATATGCAATTAAGTAACGATAAACTGGTAGAACGAGGAATCCGGATGTTAATGGAGGAACTGACTATTACCCAAGAAGAAGCAAAAACTTTACTTGAACAATACGGAAATGTTCGCAGCGCAATCACTTCTTATGGAAAAACACACGGATAA
- a CDS encoding DUF6095 family protein, which translates to MEKHTDKELLGKGVQRMAIALILMFAGPVVIHSAFNNKDHFLYYIVLGVGVILAILAIYMGFKGIRTIMDAIFGKRKS; encoded by the coding sequence ATGGAAAAACACACGGATAAAGAATTACTGGGTAAAGGGGTTCAACGAATGGCTATTGCCCTTATCCTAATGTTTGCAGGTCCGGTTGTCATACATTCTGCTTTTAATAATAAAGATCACTTTTTATATTATATCGTTTTAGGTGTAGGTGTGATCCTTGCAATACTTGCTATTTATATGGGTTTTAAAGGAATCAGAACAATTATGGATGCCATTTTCGGTAAAAGAAAATCATAA
- a CDS encoding YciI family protein: MTPYYALFYEKVPDYIEKRKVFRQEHLQLVTSFYKKGLLHMAGAFEDFDQAALLIFTTETAVQNFVDKDPYVINKVILNYRIIIWNVVT, translated from the coding sequence ATGACACCTTACTACGCTTTGTTTTATGAAAAAGTTCCGGACTATATAGAAAAAAGAAAAGTATTCCGGCAGGAACATTTACAACTGGTAACTAGTTTTTATAAAAAAGGCTTATTACATATGGCAGGAGCTTTTGAAGATTTTGATCAGGCCGCACTACTTATTTTTACTACAGAAACTGCCGTACAAAATTTTGTTGATAAAGATCCGTACGTTATAAATAAAGTCATTTTAAACTATCGTATCATTATCTGGAATGTAGTAACCTAG
- a CDS encoding MerR family transcriptional regulator, producing the protein MNNIKQHFSIKDLENLCGVKAHTIRIWEKRYNLLTPDRTESNIRSYSLHSLQKLLNVTYLVNSGYKISRVSKLNEEEINEYVRRIVSDNNSKNQAINSFKIAMLNYDLQLFLTTYDKLTERRSFRQIFIDIFMPLLTEIGLLWQTDTISASHEHFITHLIKQKLLVNTEKLQYEKPVKEDKAFILYLPSNEIHELGLLYVNYEIVHHGYKAIYLGPSIDLESLPNMLSFHENTIFVSYFTIKPEKHKIKEYISDFDRIVGDKRKSKLWLLGRQVMNLSSENDSLHSYFHSVEDLLRKL; encoded by the coding sequence ATGAACAATATTAAACAACATTTTAGTATTAAAGATTTAGAAAATCTTTGTGGAGTAAAAGCTCATACCATCCGAATTTGGGAGAAACGCTATAATTTGCTAACGCCTGACCGGACGGAAAGTAATATTCGTTCCTACAGTTTGCATAGCCTTCAGAAGTTGCTTAATGTGACTTATCTGGTGAACAGTGGTTATAAAATATCCAGGGTATCCAAATTAAATGAAGAAGAAATTAATGAATATGTCCGCCGAATCGTTTCGGATAATAATTCAAAAAACCAGGCAATAAATTCCTTTAAAATTGCCATGTTAAATTATGACCTTCAGCTATTTTTAACTACCTATGATAAGCTGACTGAGCGAAGATCTTTTCGACAGATATTTATTGATATCTTTATGCCTCTACTTACAGAAATAGGGCTTTTATGGCAAACAGATACAATCAGTGCTTCTCATGAACATTTTATAACTCATTTGATTAAGCAAAAATTATTGGTCAATACTGAAAAGTTACAATATGAAAAGCCGGTAAAAGAAGATAAGGCTTTTATCCTATATCTACCTTCTAACGAAATACATGAGTTAGGTTTATTATACGTGAATTACGAAATAGTTCATCATGGCTATAAAGCTATATACCTGGGTCCTAGTATAGATTTAGAAAGTTTACCAAATATGCTTTCTTTTCATGAAAACACAATTTTTGTCTCTTATTTTACCATCAAGCCTGAAAAACATAAGATCAAAGAATATATCAGTGATTTTGATAGGATTGTAGGTGATAAAAGAAAAAGTAAATTATGGCTGCTAGGAAGACAGGTGATGAATCTTTCTTCTGAAAATGATTCGTTACATAGCTATTTTCATTCCGTAGAGGATCTTTTGCGAAAACTTTAA
- a CDS encoding phytoene desaturase family protein, with amino-acid sequence MSQNIVIIGSGFSSLSAACYLAQAGNKVTIYEKNATVGGRARQLHKEGFTFDIGPSWYWMPDVFEKFFGDFDKKVSDYYQLEKLNPAYTVFFENRYKITIEDTLEKIYAAFEKEEKGSATKLKAFIAEAKSNYNIAIENLVYRPGVSPLELVTPDTIKKVGQFFSTISREVKKEFKNEKLIKILEFPVLFLGAKPSDTPAFYSFMNYADFGLGTWHPKGGMYQVILAIKTLAESLGVQIKTNATVSKITSQSGLATGIMVDGKEIKADIVLCGADYHHGESLLKPEDRQYSDTYWERKTFAPSSLLFYVGFNKKLKNVDHHNLFFDTDFDAHAKDIYDNPKWPEDPLFYANFTSLTDLNTAPEGCENGFFLIPLAPGLQDTPDLRAQYFNKIITRFESQTEQSVQNNIIFKESFCVKDFVEQYNSYKGNAYGMANTLLQTAFLRPKLKSKKVRNLFFTGQLTVPGPGVPPSLISGKLVSGLIESAIKDMNPTLATV; translated from the coding sequence ATGTCCCAAAACATTGTCATCATAGGTTCTGGTTTCTCGTCATTGTCAGCTGCTTGTTATCTGGCTCAAGCTGGTAATAAGGTAACCATTTATGAAAAAAATGCTACGGTAGGTGGTCGCGCCCGGCAATTACATAAAGAGGGGTTTACCTTTGATATTGGACCATCATGGTACTGGATGCCGGATGTATTTGAAAAATTTTTTGGTGATTTTGATAAGAAAGTTTCGGACTATTATCAATTGGAAAAATTAAACCCTGCATATACTGTTTTTTTTGAAAATAGGTATAAAATAACTATCGAAGATACGCTTGAAAAAATATACGCTGCTTTTGAAAAAGAAGAAAAAGGCAGTGCTACAAAACTAAAGGCTTTTATAGCTGAAGCCAAATCCAATTATAACATAGCCATTGAAAATCTGGTGTATCGTCCGGGAGTATCCCCGTTAGAATTAGTAACTCCGGATACCATCAAAAAGGTAGGACAATTTTTTAGTACTATCTCCAGGGAAGTTAAAAAGGAATTTAAAAATGAAAAGCTCATTAAAATACTAGAATTTCCGGTGCTATTTCTAGGGGCTAAGCCTAGTGATACTCCGGCTTTTTATAGTTTTATGAATTATGCGGATTTCGGTTTAGGTACCTGGCACCCTAAAGGGGGTATGTACCAGGTGATTCTCGCTATAAAAACATTAGCCGAATCACTTGGGGTTCAAATTAAAACAAATGCTACGGTATCAAAAATAACCTCTCAAAGCGGTCTTGCTACCGGAATTATGGTAGACGGCAAAGAAATAAAGGCAGATATCGTATTATGTGGGGCGGATTATCATCATGGAGAGTCCTTATTAAAACCCGAAGATCGACAATACAGCGATACGTATTGGGAACGTAAAACTTTTGCTCCGTCTTCTTTATTGTTCTACGTTGGGTTTAATAAAAAACTAAAAAACGTAGATCATCATAATCTCTTTTTTGACACGGATTTTGATGCACATGCTAAAGATATTTATGACAATCCCAAATGGCCGGAGGATCCACTTTTCTACGCAAATTTTACTTCGTTAACAGATTTAAATACAGCACCGGAAGGATGTGAAAACGGCTTCTTCTTAATACCCCTTGCTCCGGGATTGCAGGATACACCTGACTTAAGAGCACAATACTTTAACAAAATAATAACCAGGTTTGAGTCTCAAACCGAACAAAGCGTTCAAAATAATATTATCTTTAAAGAGTCTTTTTGTGTAAAAGATTTTGTAGAACAATACAATTCTTATAAGGGAAATGCATACGGAATGGCAAACACATTATTACAGACTGCTTTTCTTAGGCCAAAATTAAAAAGTAAGAAAGTAAGGAACCTGTTTTTTACTGGTCAACTTACAGTACCTGGCCCAGGTGTACCACCCTCTCTTATTTCAGGAAAACTGGTTTCCGGATTGATTGAATCTGCAATAAAAGATATGAACCCCACGCTGGCAACGGTTTAA
- a CDS encoding phytoene/squalene synthase family protein, with translation MKSIFDEVSYSCSKIVTTSYSTSFSLASKMLGDTIRQDIYNIYGFVRFADEIVDTFHDYDKAILFDKFEEEMYAAIANKISLNPILNSFQETVHKYQIEADLYESFMKSMRLDLHKKEYLTDVEYKEYIYGSADVVGLMCLKVFVKGDQQRYDDLKESAMHLGSAFQKVNFLRDLKADFEDLSRTYFPETDLTRLDESSKIKIIEEIENDFNIGFEGITRLPAEAKFGVYTAYIYYKKLLTKLKNTPSVEIKNTRIRVPNYQKFGLLAKSYFDYRLNLM, from the coding sequence ATGAAATCTATTTTTGACGAAGTATCTTATTCCTGTAGTAAAATAGTTACCACTTCTTACAGTACTTCTTTTTCTTTGGCTTCTAAAATGTTAGGGGATACTATTCGACAGGATATCTATAATATTTATGGCTTTGTTCGCTTTGCTGATGAAATTGTAGATACTTTTCATGACTACGATAAGGCTATTCTTTTTGATAAATTCGAAGAAGAGATGTATGCAGCTATTGCTAATAAAATAAGTTTAAATCCTATTCTTAATTCCTTTCAGGAAACGGTACATAAGTATCAAATAGAAGCAGATTTGTACGAATCTTTTATGAAAAGTATGCGTCTGGATTTACATAAAAAAGAGTATTTAACTGATGTGGAGTATAAAGAGTATATTTATGGTTCTGCTGATGTAGTGGGACTTATGTGTTTAAAGGTTTTTGTAAAAGGAGACCAGCAACGCTATGATGATTTAAAGGAGAGTGCCATGCACCTGGGTTCTGCTTTTCAAAAGGTAAACTTTTTAAGGGATTTAAAAGCAGATTTTGAAGATTTAAGCCGAACTTATTTTCCGGAAACAGATTTAACCCGACTTGATGAATCTTCTAAAATTAAGATTATTGAAGAAATTGAAAACGATTTTAATATCGGTTTTGAAGGGATTACCAGACTCCCAGCTGAAGCTAAATTTGGAGTGTATACCGCTTATATTTATTATAAAAAACTATTGACCAAGTTAAAAAATACGCCTTCCGTAGAAATTAAAAATACACGAATCCGAGTACCGAATTACCAGAAATTTGGGTTACTGGCCAAATCTTATTTTGATTATCGTCTTAACTTGATGTAA
- a CDS encoding sterol desaturase family protein: MKIFLWLFIFFTTFCIMEFMAWFTHKYVMHGFLWSLHQDHHHKHHGSWWERNDFFFVFYAVVSMACIMLPPSYTFGIGKPIGFGILAYGIAYFLVHDIFIHQRFKLFRNANNWYAKGVRRAHKIHHKHLGKEKGECFGMLFVPFKYFKR, encoded by the coding sequence ATGAAAATTTTTCTTTGGCTTTTTATATTTTTTACTACATTTTGTATTATGGAATTTATGGCGTGGTTTACCCATAAATATGTAATGCATGGCTTTTTATGGTCTTTACATCAGGACCACCATCATAAGCATCATGGTAGCTGGTGGGAGCGTAACGACTTTTTCTTTGTTTTTTATGCAGTAGTGAGCATGGCATGTATCATGCTCCCTCCTTCCTATACCTTCGGGATTGGAAAACCCATCGGTTTTGGAATTTTAGCCTATGGAATTGCCTATTTTTTAGTACATGATATTTTTATCCATCAGCGCTTTAAACTTTTTAGAAACGCAAATAACTGGTATGCTAAAGGAGTTCGGCGGGCTCATAAAATTCACCACAAACATTTAGGTAAAGAAAAAGGGGAATGCTTTGGGATGTTGTTTGTTCCTTTTAAGTATTTTAAGAGGTAG
- a CDS encoding IS256 family transposase gives MNLTKKQTEFVLSKFLEKSTGLNDVLEMVLNAMFYNERSEFLATNAIEGNKANGYRLGKVFGQGCQLELRIPRDRQSMFSPVLLALFREQEDYLREVSFQLYGKGLTTRDIGEVMQTLYGRHYSKSSISNFTQSFYDQMRLWRERTLESHYLAIFIDGLQVKVRRNGKYQNECYYIILALKEDYTREVIAIETLPNESATGWRLVLQGLKERGLQTVGLVASDNLSGITSAVASVWKATPHQLCCVHLQRNLQARVRHQDKAELAKDLREVLSPGVAGHTREKAMKKIGQDTRPKKCVCLLKKFPTI, from the coding sequence ATGAATCTTACAAAGAAACAAACTGAATTTGTACTGAGCAAATTTTTAGAAAAGTCAACCGGACTCAACGATGTCCTGGAAATGGTACTTAACGCAATGTTTTACAACGAGCGCAGCGAATTTTTGGCTACAAATGCTATTGAAGGTAATAAAGCCAATGGCTACCGTTTGGGGAAGGTCTTTGGTCAGGGTTGCCAGTTGGAACTGCGCATCCCCCGGGACCGTCAGAGTATGTTTAGCCCTGTACTTCTGGCCCTGTTCAGGGAGCAAGAAGATTACCTTCGCGAGGTAAGTTTTCAGCTCTACGGTAAAGGGCTTACTACCCGGGATATCGGTGAAGTAATGCAAACCCTTTATGGGCGTCACTATAGTAAAAGTAGCATTAGTAATTTCACCCAAAGCTTTTATGATCAGATGCGCCTATGGCGAGAGCGTACCCTGGAGTCCCACTACCTTGCCATCTTTATAGATGGGTTGCAAGTAAAGGTTAGACGCAACGGTAAATACCAGAACGAATGCTATTATATTATACTGGCCTTAAAGGAAGATTATACCCGGGAGGTCATTGCTATAGAAACCCTGCCCAATGAATCAGCTACAGGTTGGAGGTTAGTGCTACAGGGACTTAAAGAACGGGGGTTACAAACAGTTGGGCTGGTAGCCTCGGATAACCTGAGTGGTATTACCTCAGCTGTAGCCAGCGTATGGAAAGCTACCCCGCATCAGTTGTGCTGCGTACACTTGCAGCGAAACTTGCAGGCAAGGGTACGCCATCAGGATAAAGCAGAACTGGCAAAAGACCTAAGGGAAGTACTCTCGCCAGGTGTAGCAGGTCATACCCGGGAAAAGGCAATGAAAAAGATAGGCCAGGATACCCGTCCAAAAAAGTGTGTCTGTTTACTGAAAAAGTTTCCAACAATTTAA
- a CDS encoding DUF3291 domain-containing protein: MMMQFMHTHLKNSSGQEFYKLLGSGKQGFNPLPDWEVYGLLQVWENEAKATDFFLNSKAMHRYRSHADHIWTLYLKNIKAKGEWDGQQPFKENMDIPEKTLPIAVITRATIKIKKLRSFWKYVPTSQSYLENNPDLLFTKGVGEVPFTQMATFSIWKNEEALKQFAYRHKNHRDAIKMTHQQQWYKEELFSRFQLYKFEGDWGGEEVLKEFLMDG, from the coding sequence ATGATGATGCAGTTTATGCACACCCACCTTAAAAATAGTTCGGGGCAGGAGTTTTATAAGTTATTAGGAAGTGGTAAACAAGGTTTTAACCCGTTACCGGATTGGGAAGTTTATGGTTTATTGCAAGTATGGGAAAACGAAGCAAAAGCAACTGATTTTTTTTTAAATTCAAAAGCTATGCATAGGTACCGCTCCCATGCTGACCATATTTGGACTTTGTACCTAAAAAACATAAAAGCAAAGGGAGAATGGGACGGGCAACAACCTTTCAAGGAAAATATGGATATACCGGAGAAAACCTTACCTATTGCGGTAATAACCCGGGCAACTATTAAAATAAAAAAACTTCGTTCTTTCTGGAAATACGTACCTACCTCCCAATCTTATCTGGAAAATAACCCGGATTTACTTTTCACTAAAGGAGTAGGGGAAGTACCTTTTACACAGATGGCGACTTTTAGTATTTGGAAAAATGAAGAAGCACTAAAACAATTTGCTTATCGCCATAAAAACCACCGGGATGCCATCAAAATGACACATCAGCAACAATGGTATAAAGAAGAGTTGTTTTCTCGTTTTCAACTATATAAATTCGAAGGTGATTGGGGTGGAGAAGAAGTTTTAAAGGAGTTTTTAATGGACGGTTAG
- a CDS encoding TlpA family protein disulfide reductase yields the protein MMQIVITRIFSFSPGVIEQKDQKKVTDYQWELQGINTDSYNLQNAEGKVVLVNYWATWCPPCIAEMPSLQDLYDAYKDKVVFLFVTNEVNEDVDKFMNAKRYTYPVYRSRSEDPKPFVKSPIPQTYVLDKKGHIVMDKSGAADWNTTKVKETLDQLIAAP from the coding sequence ATGATGCAGATAGTTATAACTCGCATTTTTTCCTTTAGCCCAGGTGTCATTGAGCAGAAAGATCAAAAAAAGGTAACTGACTATCAATGGGAATTGCAAGGAATTAATACGGACTCATATAATCTACAAAACGCTGAAGGGAAAGTGGTATTAGTCAATTATTGGGCAACTTGGTGCCCTCCTTGTATTGCAGAAATGCCATCCTTACAGGATTTATACGATGCTTATAAAGATAAGGTAGTTTTTCTTTTTGTTACCAATGAAGTTAATGAAGATGTAGATAAGTTTATGAATGCAAAAAGGTATACCTATCCGGTATATCGATCCCGGTCAGAAGACCCAAAACCATTTGTAAAAAGCCCGATTCCACAAACCTATGTCCTGGATAAAAAGGGGCATATTGTTATGGATAAATCCGGAGCTGCAGATTGGAATACTACAAAGGTAAAAGAAACCCTAGATCAATTGATAGCCGCTCCCTGA